A window of the Thermoanaerobaculales bacterium genome harbors these coding sequences:
- a CDS encoding tetratricopeptide repeat protein, with amino-acid sequence MSWPKALAVAWAALVVSLGCAHAAARGRLGDDGWAREVERRGVDSSAAVYPFTTTPEMERWVLEALQGRLSDGAGSQLKSIQQALFSPDFAFSYDADLTLTAAEAFATRRGNCLSFTAMFVAMARSVGIRAFLMSVQRQPEVDRDGSLVVVNRHVVAGHRLSSSEVGIFDFYVTSAGPYIQQRLIDDVTATAMYHTNLGGDAIRRGDLDAAVRHLGIATALAPEWAPGWVNLGVARYRLGDTEGAFADYQRALEAEPDNASALANMAFIYREQGRLVEAELALRAAAHQTTNPFTLIAMADAEMMRQQWGAAARYLRKARWWYRDEPEVYKARARLARKTGDPAAAERNQRRAAELYRRQASSPE; translated from the coding sequence ATGAGCTGGCCGAAGGCCTTGGCGGTCGCATGGGCGGCGTTGGTCGTGTCGCTGGGCTGCGCCCACGCCGCGGCGCGCGGCCGGCTCGGCGACGACGGCTGGGCGCGGGAGGTGGAGCGGCGCGGCGTCGACAGCTCCGCCGCCGTCTATCCGTTCACCACCACGCCGGAGATGGAGCGTTGGGTGTTGGAGGCGCTGCAGGGGCGGCTCAGCGACGGCGCCGGCAGCCAGCTGAAGAGCATCCAGCAGGCGCTGTTCAGCCCGGATTTCGCCTTCAGCTACGACGCCGACCTCACGCTGACCGCCGCCGAGGCCTTCGCCACGCGCCGCGGCAACTGCCTGTCCTTCACCGCGATGTTCGTGGCGATGGCGCGCAGCGTCGGCATCCGGGCCTTCCTGATGTCGGTGCAGCGCCAGCCGGAGGTCGACCGCGACGGCAGCCTGGTGGTGGTCAACCGGCACGTGGTCGCCGGCCACCGCCTCTCGTCGAGCGAGGTCGGCATCTTCGACTTCTACGTCACCAGCGCCGGCCCCTACATCCAGCAGCGACTGATCGACGACGTGACGGCGACGGCGATGTACCACACCAACCTGGGCGGCGACGCGATCCGGCGGGGCGATCTCGACGCCGCGGTGCGCCATCTCGGCATCGCCACCGCCCTTGCGCCGGAGTGGGCCCCCGGATGGGTCAACCTCGGCGTGGCGCGCTACCGGCTCGGTGACACCGAGGGCGCCTTCGCGGACTACCAGCGGGCGCTGGAGGCCGAGCCTGACAACGCATCGGCCCTCGCCAACATGGCGTTCATCTACCGCGAGCAGGGCCGCCTCGTCGAGGCCGAGCTCGCGCTGCGGGCGGCCGCCCATCAGACCACCAACCCCTTCACCCTGATCGCGATGGCCGACGCCGAGATGATGCGCCAGCAATGGGGAGCGGCCGCCAGGTACCTGCGCAAGGCCCGCTGGTGGTACCGCGACGAGCCGGAGGTCTACAAGGCACGGGCCAGGCTGGCCCGCAAGACAGGCGATCCGGCGGCGGCCGAGCGCAACCAGCGTCGAGCGGCCGAGCTCTACCGGCGCCAGGCCTCGTCCCCGGAGTGA